The DNA sequence ATCATCACCGCGGACACAGCGCAGGGAGGTCAGGGCATGAAAGGTTTGCCCATCCTTGCGAATGAACCGTTTTTCCCGAGTGTAACCGGCGATTTCGCCGTGGAGGGCGCGACGAAATTCGGAAAGTTCTTCCTCCAGATCGTCGGGATGGGTCAGATTGACCCAGTTGGTGCGCCGCAGTTCCTCGGGGCTGTAGCCGAGTATTTCGCACAGGCGGTTGTTGAAGCGCAACCATCCTGTCTCCAGAGAGGTATCGGCGATGCCGACGAGTCCGACATCGTAATATTTCCGGAACCGTTCGCGGGTCGAAATGATTTCGCGCATCAAAATGACCCGTTCGTTCCAGAACAGAATGATCAGGAAAAACGAGGAAAACAACACCCCACCCGTGATGATCCCCGCTCCTGGCCACAGGGTCGCGCGAAATGTTTCCGGATCGCCCTGAACGGTGGTGGTCCGGATGTGCGGACGATTCCGTTCTTCCGTTTCACGAACTTGAACATAAATGGCGATACAGGTCGCGATGATGGTGATCAGGACCACCGCCGCCAGCAACAACAGGATGGGAAGGCGGTTTCTGGCGTGTTCCAACCCGTCCGGGGACGGGGAAGAGGAAGGATCGTAATTGTTGGACATCCGCGACGATGCAATGGGTTGGATCGTGGGGGGGATTTCCCCCCACGATGGAACGGATGGATCACGGTTTCCGCGGGACAACGACGGTGTGATCGAACTCCAGGACGACGGCGGGATGATATTTCCCTTCCGCGTCCTTGTAGGGAAATTCGTTGCAGGACTGATCCTTGGCGGCAATCATGCGGATGCGCAGGGCGCCGAAATCGCGCCGACCGGGAAGTTCATCCTTGCTCAGGACTTCGCTCCAGGAATAGACCGTGTCGCCGGCAAAGATTGGCGCGACATGGCGGCCACCATTGATCGCCACCAGTTTGAAAGCGTTGGCCAGGCCATTGAAGGCAAAGGAGCGCGCCAGACTGATGACGTGGCCGCCATAGACGATCCGCTTGCCGAATCGGCCCGCCTTTTCGGTGTGCTGGTTAAAATGGACCTTGGCGGTGTTCTGATAGAGGCGGGTCGCGGTCATGTGATCCGCCTCCTCGACCGTCATGGCATCGACATGATCGATTTTTTCACCTTTTTCGTAGTCTTCCCAGTAGAATGGCGAGCCTGAAAGGTGGGTATCGTATTTGGCGAAATTCAGTCCGGAAGGGACCACGAGATCATTGATGGCCACTGCCTTGGGAAGGTCGGGGACGACGGCATTCGGGGCGGGGGCGTTGAAATCCTTCTTGCGCACCATGACCCAGCGGCAATATTCCAGAACCATTTCGCCGCGCTGGTTGGTGCCGACCGATTTGACATAGACCGTCCCCGTCTTGTGATCCGAGTTTTCCTTGACCCCGATCACCTCGGACACGGTACGGATGGTGTCTCCCGGATAGGCCGGGGCATGGAAACGGCCCGCGGCATATCCCAGGTTGGCGATGGCGTTCAGGGAGACGTCGGGAACGGTCTTGCCAAAGACCATGTGGAACAGAAGCATGTCGTCCACCGGGGCCCGGGGCAGGCCGATCGCCTGGGCCAGGGCATCGGAGGACTGGACCCCGAACCGGTTGCCATAGAGGGCGGTATAGAGGGAAACATCTCCCTGGGTGATGGTCCTGGGGGTGGCATGATTGATGATCATCCCCAGGTGAAAGTCTTCGAAAAAGTTGCCTGGATTGGTCTTGTTGCTCATGATGTCTATTCTCCTTCACCGGCGTTCGTGGCCGGAATGATGCCGGTTGCCTGCGAAAGAACGGTCAGGGTTTCGGGTGGCTGGTGGTCAGGAACGCCTTGGCTTCGTCCTTGCGTTCGAACACGTGGGGGGCGATGTTGCGTTCCGAAAGGGCCTGATCCAGTTTCATCCGCATGAAGGCGGAGGTGGCATAGCGGGTGATGGTGGTATAGTGATGTTCCAGCATGTACCGGTCCATCTCGGCATAATCGTCGTAGATGTTTTCGTTGATGCGGAAGGAGTCGTAGTTGATGAACACCCCGACCCGCTTGCCGATGGCAGTGCAATGTTTGACCAGAAGTTCCCGCAACGAGGCGACATCCTCGCTGACGCGCATGTAGAGGCCTTCAAGGTTGATGAACAGAATGTTGCGCACTGCGTCGTAGCTGATCCGTTCGGGAAGATCAAGGTTGAGCAGGTTGGCTTCAAGGTTCATGACCTGTTCGCGGAAGATCCGCGAATCCATGGTGACGGGATCACGGACGATCGGTTGAAAATCCATGTGGGCGAGAATATCGCGTTCGATGTCGATTCCCGGAGCCACCTCGGTCAGGACGAGTCCGCGGCGGCCACGGCGGAAGACGCAACGTTCGGTGACGAAATAGACCGGTTGTTTGCGTTCGACCGCATAATCGCCGCTGAAGGTGACCTGCTTGACCGATTTGACAAATTTGCGTGCCTTTCCTTCCTTGACGATCCTGAGTTGACCGTTTTCCACCGCGATTTCAAGGCCGCCGGCGGTAAAGGTCCCGGTGAAGATCATCGACCGGGCATTCTGGCTGATATTGATGAAACCGCCGCAGCCGATGACGCGGTCGCCGAAGCGGGAAACGTTGACGTTGCCCCGTTCGTCCACCTCCGCCATCCCCAGACAGGCCATGTCCAGACCGCCGCCGTCGTAGAAATCGAACATCTGGTTCTGGTCGAGCACCGCATCGACATTGACACCCGCTCCGAAACTCGATCCGCTGGAGAGGACACCGCCCACGGTCCCCGCCTCCGAGGTCATGGTGATGTATTTGGTGATTTTTTCTTCATTGGCGACCTGGGCCACCCCTTCCGGAACACCGACCCCCAGATTGACGATGCCGTTGGGTGGGAGTTCGAACGCGGCGCGACGGGCCATGATCTTGCGTTCGTCGAGTGGCATGGGGGGGAGCGAATCGAGGGGAACCCGGATTTTTCCGGCCAGGGCCGGATTATAGATGGTTCCGCAGTTCATCATGTGGTTTTCGGGTTTGTCGGCGACGACGATACAGTCCACGAGAATTCCCGGAACCCGGACCTCGCGCGATTTGAGGGAGCCCATTTCGGCGATCCGCTCGACCTGGGCGATGACGATGCCGTTGCTGTTCTTTGCCGCCATCGCCTGGGCCAGGTTGTCCTGAAAGAGCGCTTCCTTTTCCATGGTGATGTTGCCCATGGGGTCGGCGGTCGTACCCCGGATCAGGGCGACATCCACCGAGCCGACCTTGTAGAACAACCATTCCTCGCCGTCGATTTCGACCAGTTTGACGATGTCCTTGGTCGTGATGTCGTTGACCCGTCCTCCCTCCAGCCGCGGATCGACGAAGGTATGCAGACCGATTTTCGAAAAGAACCCCGGTTTCCCGGAGGCCCGGGTCCGGTACAGCTGGCAGATGACGCCCTGGGGAAGGTTGTAGGCGTAAATCTTGTTTTCCTTGGCCAGTTTGACAATATTGGGGACGCGGCCAAAGTTGCCCGAGACGAACCGGCGCAGCAAACCTTCGTGGCCCAGGCGGTTGGTGCCGCGGGTTTTTCCATCCGACTGCCCGGCGGCGCCGATGAGGGTCAGGTTTCTTGGCGATCCGGTTTCCAGGAAGCGCCGTTCCAGGGCCTCGAGCAGGGTATCGGGATAGCCGGTTTGGACAAACCCGTTGCAGCAGATCGTGTCCTGATCCTTGATCAGGGCCACGGCTTCATCAGCGGTAACAATCTTGCTTTGCATTGTTTGATACTCCAGTTGGATGTACCGATGTCTGCCTCAGGCCAGTTGTGCCGATGCGCTCATGGTGGTTTTTCCGTGGGGTCCGTGGGCCTCCAGTTCCACCGTATCGCCTTTGGGGCGACCGATCAGGCGAAAGGGGTGCAGGTCGAACAGGGGGGCCCGCCCCTGGAAACTGAACCCGGCAATCGCCCTGCCGCTTTTCGCCCGGGCCATTTCCAACAGCATCAACGCCGTCAGCGGGCCATGGACGACAAGTCCGGGATAGCCTTCCTCCTTCATCGCGTAGGGACGGTCATAGTGGATGCGATGGGCGTTGAAGGTCAGGGCGGAAAACCGGAACAACAATACCGTGTTGGGGGTGACATCCTTGACCCAGGCCTCCAGGCCGGGGTCGGGATGGGCCGCAAGCGGGACCGGGGCCGGGGTCGGCGGGCCATCCTCCTTGTAGACGATGTCCTGTTCCTCTTCGACGCACAACTCGTTGTTTTGCCGGATCCGATAGCGGGCGGTCACGAACACCAGGTTGCCGCTCTTGCCCGATTTTTCCGAAACGTTGAGAATCTCCCCTTCGCGGACGGCGGGTTGGCCGATGATCAGGGGGTGAAGAAATTTCATCCGCGCCCCGGCA is a window from the Magnetococcales bacterium genome containing:
- a CDS encoding MaoC family dehydratase; this translates as MSNKTNPGNFFEDFHLGMIINHATPRTITQGDVSLYTALYGNRFGVQSSDALAQAIGLPRAPVDDMLLFHMVFGKTVPDVSLNAIANLGYAAGRFHAPAYPGDTIRTVSEVIGVKENSDHKTGTVYVKSVGTNQRGEMVLEYCRWVMVRKKDFNAPAPNAVVPDLPKAVAINDLVVPSGLNFAKYDTHLSGSPFYWEDYEKGEKIDHVDAMTVEEADHMTATRLYQNTAKVHFNQHTEKAGRFGKRIVYGGHVISLARSFAFNGLANAFKLVAINGGRHVAPIFAGDTVYSWSEVLSKDELPGRRDFGALRIRMIAAKDQSCNEFPYKDAEGKYHPAVVLEFDHTVVVPRKP
- a CDS encoding acyl CoA:acetate/3-ketoacid CoA transferase translates to MQSKIVTADEAVALIKDQDTICCNGFVQTGYPDTLLEALERRFLETGSPRNLTLIGAAGQSDGKTRGTNRLGHEGLLRRFVSGNFGRVPNIVKLAKENKIYAYNLPQGVICQLYRTRASGKPGFFSKIGLHTFVDPRLEGGRVNDITTKDIVKLVEIDGEEWLFYKVGSVDVALIRGTTADPMGNITMEKEALFQDNLAQAMAAKNSNGIVIAQVERIAEMGSLKSREVRVPGILVDCIVVADKPENHMMNCGTIYNPALAGKIRVPLDSLPPMPLDERKIMARRAAFELPPNGIVNLGVGVPEGVAQVANEEKITKYITMTSEAGTVGGVLSSGSSFGAGVNVDAVLDQNQMFDFYDGGGLDMACLGMAEVDERGNVNVSRFGDRVIGCGGFINISQNARSMIFTGTFTAGGLEIAVENGQLRIVKEGKARKFVKSVKQVTFSGDYAVERKQPVYFVTERCVFRRGRRGLVLTEVAPGIDIERDILAHMDFQPIVRDPVTMDSRIFREQVMNLEANLLNLDLPERISYDAVRNILFINLEGLYMRVSEDVASLRELLVKHCTAIGKRVGVFINYDSFRINENIYDDYAEMDRYMLEHHYTTITRYATSAFMRMKLDQALSERNIAPHVFERKDEAKAFLTTSHPKP
- a CDS encoding acyl-CoA dehydrogenase, whose translation is MSEQNKPLTDWIGSQEVREEVISGVVAECVAAMLDMEGERFAQGDPLPALWHWFHFLPKAPMSRIDHDGHPKRGGFFPPVTLPRRMFAGARMKFLHPLIIGQPAVREGEILNVSEKSGKSGNLVFVTARYRIRQNNELCVEEEQDIVYKEDGPPTPAPVPLAAHPDPGLEAWVKDVTPNTVLLFRFSALTFNAHRIHYDRPYAMKEEGYPGLVVHGPLTALMLLEMARAKSGRAIAGFSFQGRAPLFDLHPFRLIGRPKGDTVELEAHGPHGKTTMSASAQLA